One region of Polyodon spathula isolate WHYD16114869_AA chromosome 25, ASM1765450v1, whole genome shotgun sequence genomic DNA includes:
- the LOC121299669 gene encoding inositol 1,4,5-trisphosphate receptor type 3-like isoform X2 — MSEMSSFLHIGDIVSLYAEGSVNGFISTLGLIDDRCVVEPAAGDLDNPPKKFRDCLFKVCPMSRYSAQKQFWKAKQAKHDKDKIADVVLLQKLQHAATLEQKQNETENRKVHGEVVKYASVVQLLHMKSNRYLTVNKRLPALLEKNAMRVTLDATGNEGSWLFIQPFWKLRSNGDNVVVGDKVILNPLNAGQPLHASNYELSDHPGFKEVNSVNCNTSWKINLFMMFSDHREEVLKGGDVVRLFHAEQEKFLTCDEYKAKLHVFLRTTLRQSATSATSSNALWEVEVVHHDPCRGGAGHWNSLYRFKHLATGHYMAAAENPSYKGDSVEAKSSTDSSCSKRNAGEKIKYKLVAVPHGNDIASLFELDPTTLQKTDSFVPRNSYVRLRHLCTNTWIQSTSVPIDIDEERPIRLMLGTCPTKEDKEAFAIVSVPVSEIWDLDFANDASLMLATVVDKLSEGFINHNDRRFAIKLLEDLVFFVVDTANTGQNVLDVTMTKANRERQKLMREQNILKQIFGIIKTPFTDKGTEGPMLRLEELSDQKNGPYQYMFRLCYRVLRHSQEDYRKNQEHIAKQFGVMQSQIGYDVLAEDTITALLHNNRKLLEKHITKKEVETFVNLVRKNREPRFLDYLSDLCVSNHVAIPVTQELICKCVLDPKNQDILIRTERRMAKELVHPSGFGMEDDVDEDEVWLVWMDKNNEKREKGLRQLAMEARQGNSHDENVLTYYRYQLKLYARMCLDRQYLAIDDISKQLDVELIFLCMADEMLPYDLRASFCHLMLHTHVDRDPQELVTSVRFARLWTEIPTSITIKDYDSNMNDSRDNKKNTFSSTMGFVEEYLNNVLNDDFPFANEEKNKLTYEVISLARHLIYFGFYSFYELLRLTRTLLGIIDCVPNPMMMQNMFPEDLSGKNMKRSIHGVGQMMSTMVLNRKQSPFHPSSRTSVGADLHGKPKDSIDKQDITVMDTKIKILEIMQFILNVRLDYRISFLLSVFKKEFVEVYPMGDADATASIEEAATINLLRIGEQAEAMFGVGKGNSILEVDDEGGRMFLRVLIHLTMHDYPPLVSGALQLLFKHFSQRNEVLHTFKQVQLLISTQDVDNYKQIKSDLDRLRTMVEKSELWVEKKSSGGEGKKNKKDKKEKEEKEEKPPAGDEATKKAKSEKSSENYKTVKEILEQLNKMCGGGVWKKQQRLLKNMGAHKVMLDLLQIPYDKTDAKMLGIIKHTHHFLQKFCQGNQENQALLHKHLNLFLNPGLLEAETVKHIFMNNYQLCTEISEAVLHHFIHCLATHGRHVQYLDFLHTIIKAEGKYVKKCQDMTMNELTNAGEDVVVFYNDKASFGVMLEMMAAAREGVEEHSPLRYHISLVELLAACAEGKNVYTEIKCTSLLPLEDVVRVITHEDCITEVKIAYVNFVNHCYVDTEVEMKEIYTSNHIWKLFDNFTVDMAMVCNKREKRLSDPTLEKYVVTVVLDTINAFFSSPFSENSTSLQSHHTLMVQLLLSTVRLLDCPWLQQQHKGLVEACIRTLALTAKSRSIVLPMDLDSQISTLLSHSTLGTLSRNNPSYKSSARSTRAAAQNPWDYKNVIEKLQDVINTMEDRLRPLVATELSVLVDVLHKPELLFMEGTDARIRCETGGFLSKLIQHTKSLMSSDEKLCIKVLRTLQQMLVKKHDFDEKAISLRTVLLNNYLYNKKPSGKGELPAGSIAGADLEKDWATIAAIQCRLDREGATELVTDLITSSKNNKIFQESIQLAICLLEGGNTEIQNSFYKLMMGSDKSEKFFKVLHDHMKNAHQEIKATVSVNVSELGNKVKEDKELEGGPAHFLVPGAPSQYPPAQAAEPEQGEGEAEAEMGPGVLIMKPILRFLQLLCENHNHDLQNFLRCQNNKTNYNLVCETLQFLDIMCGSTTGGLGLLGLYINENNVGLIIQTLETLTEYCQGPCQENQTSIVAHECNGIDIITALILNDISPLCHYRMELVLQLKDNASKLLLALMESRHDSENAERILFNLRPQELVDVIKKAYRQEEECEDSEVSPREVGHNIYILAVQLSRHNKQLHQLLKPQKRTREGVEGISSMLTLNNSQLTQILKSNVPVVEEEEDPLQYYEKHTSQIEIVRDDRSMEQIVFPVHPICEYLTEESKHRVFTTTEQDEQGSKVSDFFEQTCFLHNEMEWQKKLRSMPVLYWFSRRMPLWGSISFNLAVFINLIIAFFYPHSDSRPMVVDSSILYILFWVMVCVSVMALFTQRQGLQPLSVALILRSILYFGIGPTLILLGTFNLINKIVFLVSFVGNLGTFIRGYKAMIMDVEFLYHVAYVVTSMLGLCVHELFYSILLFDLIYREDTLFNVIKSVTRNGRSILLTALLALILVYLFSIVGFLCLKDDFIMEVDRLPQPKSTAMFTRQGEAMKDFVSSCSSDEVSCAAEDNVPAATDGGEEEEDRERACDTLLMCIVTVMNHGLRNGGGVGDVLRKPSKDESLFPARVVYDLLFYFIVIIIVLNLIFGVIIDTFADLRSEKQRKEEILKTTCFICGLERDKFDNKTVSFEEHVKMEHNIWNYLYFIVLVREKDRTDYTGPESYVAMMIKNKNLDWFPRMQAMSLVVNDTEGEQNELRNLQEKLGSTMKLVSTLTGQLVELKEQMTEQRKRRQRMGFVDVQNNNTAATAGGGVGNHQIVKS, encoded by the exons ATGTCGGAAATGTCCAGTTTTCTGCACATAGGGGATATTGTGTCCTTGTATGCAGAGGGCTCTGTAAACGGGTTCATCAGCACTCTGGG CCTGATAGATGACAGATGTGTGGTGGAGCCAGCTGCTGGCGACCTTGATAACCCTCCCAAAAAGTTCCGGG ACTGCCTGTTCAAGGTGTGTCCTATGAGCCGCTACTCGGCACAGAAGCAGTTCTGGAAAGCCAAGCAAGCCAAACATGACAAGGATAAGATTGCTGACGTGGTGCTCCTACAGAAATTACAG CACGCAGCCACGCTGGAGCAGAAGCAGAATGAAACGGAGAATAGGAAAGTCCACGGAGAGGTGGTCAAGTACGCCAGTGTTGTACAG CTCCTGCACATGAAGAGTAACAGGTACCTGACAGTGAACAAGCGCCTGCCCGCCCTGCTGGAGAAGAACGCCATGAGGGTGACTCTGGACGCCACGGGCAACGAGGGCTCCTGGCTCTTCATCCAGCCCTTCTGGAAGCTCCGGAGCAACGGAGACAAC gtggTCGTGGGAGACAAAGTGATCTTAAACCCTCTGAACGCAGGGCAGCCACTTCACGCCAGCAACTACGAGCTCTCCGACCACCCGGGGTTCAAAGAG GTGAACTCTGTGAACTGCAACACGAGCTGGAAGATCAACCTGTTCATGATGTTCAGTGATCACAGGGAGGAGGTGCTGAAGGGG GGCGATGTGGTCCGGCTCTTCCATGCTGAGCAGGAAAAGTTCCTGACCTGCGACGAGTACAAAGCCAAGCTGCACGTCTTCCTGCGGACCACACTGCGGCAGTCTGCCACCTCTGCTACCAGCTCCAACGCATTGTGGGAGGTGGAG GTTGTCCACCATGACCCCTGCAGGGGAGGCGCTGGCCACTGGAACAGCCTCTACAGGTTCAAACACCTGGCGACCGGACACTATATGGCAGCAGCG GAAAACCCCAGTTACAAAGGAGACAGTGTGGAAGCAAAGTCCTCG ACTGACAGCTCGTGCAGCAAGAGAAACGCAGGCGAGAAAATCAAGTACAAGCTGGTGGCTGTGCCCCATGGGAACGACATCGCGTCGCTCTTCGAACTGGACCCCACCACGCTGCAGAAAACGGACTCCTTCGTGCCCAG GAACTCCTATGTGAGGCTGAGGCACCTGTGCACCAACACCTGGATCCAGAGCACCAGTGTTCCCATTGACATCGACGAGGAGAGGCCCATCCGACTGATG CTGGGGACCTGTCCCACCAAGGAGGACAAGGAGGCGTTTGCCATTGTCTCTGTGCCTGTCTCCGAGATCTGGGACCTGGACTTTGCCAACGATGCTAGCCTCATGCTAGCCACAGTCGTGGATAAACTGAGCGAAGGGTTCATCAACCACAACGACAGGAG GTTTGCCATCAAGCTTCTGGAGGACCTGGTGTTCTTCGTGGTGGACACGGCCAACACCGGGCAGAACGTGCTGGACGTGACCATGACCAAGGCCAACCGGGAGAGGCAGAAGCTCATGAGGGAGCAGAATATCCTGAAGCAG ATCTTTGGGATCATCAAGACCCCCTTCACGGACAAAGGGACAGAGGGGCCCATGCTGCGGCTGGAGGAGCTGTCTGACCAGAAGAATGGCCCATACCAGTACATGTTCCGGCTGTGCTACCGTGTGCTGCGCCACTCCCAGGAGGACTACCGCAAGAACCAG GAGCACATAGCCAAGCAGTTCGGGGTGATGCAGTCCCAGATCGGCTATGACGTCCTGGCAGAGGACACCATCACCGCGCTGCTCCACAACAACCGCAAGCTGCTAGAGAAACACATCACCAAGAAAGAGGTGGAGACCTTTGTCAACCTCGTCCGCAAGAACCGAGAGCCCAG ATTCCTTGACTACCTGTCAGACCTGTGTGTGTCCAATCACGTGGCAATCCCGGTCACTCAGGAGCTCATCTGTAAGTGTGTGCTGGACCCCAAGAACCAGGACATCCTCATCAGAACTGA GCGGCGTATGGCGAAGGAGCTGGTGCACCCTTCGGGGTTCGGCATGGAGGACGATGTGGACGAGGACGAGGTGTGGCTGGTCTGGATGGACAAGAACAACGAGAAGCGTGAGAAGGGTCTGAGGCAGCTGGCCATGGAGGCGAGGCAGGGGAACAGCCATGATGAGAACGTGCTCACCTACTATCGATACCAGCTGAAGCTGTACGCCCGCATGTGCCTGGACCGGCAGTACCTGGCTATCGATGACATCTCCAAGCAGCTGGACGTGGAGCTCATCTTCCTGTGCATGGCGGACGAGATGCTCCCCTACGACCTGCGCGCCTCCTTCTGCCACCTCATGCTGCACACCCACGTGGACCGGGACCCCCAGGAGCTCGTCACCTCGGTCAGGTTCGCACGGCTCTGGACAGAGATCCCCACCAGCATCACCATCAAAGA CTACGACTCCAACATGAACGACTCGCGGGACAACAAGAAGAACACGTTCTCCAGCACCATGGGCTTCGTGGAAGAATACCTCAACAATGTGCTTAACGACGACTTCCCCTTCGCCAACGAGGAGAAGAACAAACTCACCTATGAG GTCATCAGCCTGGCTCGACACCTCATCTACTTCGGCTTCTACAGCTTCTATGAGCTCCTGCGCCTCACCCGGACGCTGCTGGGGATCATAGACTGCGTGCCCAACCCCATGATGATGCAGAACATGTTCCCAGAGGACCTCAGTG GGAAGAACATGAAGCGGTCGATCCACGGGGTGGGGCAGATGATGTCCACCATGGTCCTGAACCGGAAACAGTCTCCGTTCCACCCATCGAGCCGGACCAGTGTCGGGGCGGACCTGCACGGCAAGCCCAAGGACAGCATCGACAAGCAGGACATCACCGTGATGGACACCAAGATCAAGATACTGGAGATCATGCAG ttCATTCTCAACGTCCGGCTGGACTACCGCATCTCCTTCCTGCTCTCCGTCTTCAAGAAGGAGTTTGTGGAGGTGTACCCCATGGGAGACGCCGACGCCACGGCTTCCATTGAGGAGGCGG CAACAATTAACCTGCTTCGCATTGGAGAACAAGCTGAGGCCATGTTTGGAGTAGG GAAGGGCAACAGCATCTTGGAGGTGGATGACGAGGGGGGCCGCATGTTTCTGAGGGTCCTCATCCACCTGACGATGCACGACTACCCCCCTCTTGTCTCGGGGGCCCTGCAGCTCCTCTTCAAGCACTTCAGCCAGAGGAACGAGGTGCTGCACACCTTCAAACAG GTCCAGCTGCTGATCTCTACTCAGGATGTGGATAACTACAAGCAGATCAAGTCAGACCTGGACCGGCTGCGCACCATGGTAGAGAAGTCTGAGCTGTGGGTGGAGAAGAAGAGCAGCGGAGGAGAGGGCAAGAAGAACAAGAAGGACAAGAAGGAaaaggaggagaaagaggagaag CCTCCTGCAGGAGACGAGGCCACGAAGAAGGCAAAATCTGAAAAGAGCAGTGAGAATTACAAGACTGTCAAAGAG ATTCTGGAGCAGCTCAATAAGATGTGCGGTGGGGGTGTGTGGAAGAAGCAGCAGCGCCTGCTGAAGAACATGGGTGCACACAAGGTCATGCTGGACCTGCTGCAGATCCCCTACGACAAG ACTGATGCGAAGATGCTGGGGATCATCAAACACACCCACCACTTCCTGCAGAAGTTCTGCCAAGGAAACCAAGAGAACCAGGCTCTGCTCCACAAGCACCTCAATCTCTTCCTCAACCCAGGG CTCCTGGAGGCAGAGACGGTGAAGCACATCTTCATGAACAACTACCAGCTGTGCACGGAGATCAGCGAGGCTGTGCTGCACCACTTCATCCACTGCCTGGCCACACACGGGCGCCACGTGCAGTACCTGGACTTCCTGCACACCATCATCAAGGCAGAGGGCAAGTACGTCAAGAAGTGCCAGGACATGACCATGAACGAG CTGACGAATGCAGGGGAGGATGTGGTTGTCTTCTACAATGACAAGGCCTCGTTCGGTGTCATGCTGGAGATGATGGCGGCGGCGCGGGAGGGGGTGGAGGAGCACAGCCCCCTCAGGTACCACATCTCCCTGGTGGAGCTGCTGGCTGCCTGTGCCGAGGGCAAGAACGTCTACACAGAGATCAAGTGCACCTCGCTGCTGCCCCTGGAAGACGTGGTGCGTGTGATCACGCACGAGGACTGCATCACAGAG GTGAAGATCGCCTACGTGAACTTTGTGAATCACTGCTACGTGGACACGGAGGTAGAGATGAAGGAGATCTACACCAGCAATCACATCTGGAAGCTCTTCGATAACTTCACTGTGGACATGGCCATG GTGTGCAACAAGCGAGAGAAGCGTTTATCAGACCCTACCCTGGAGAAGTACGTGGTCACCGTGGTCCTGGACACCATCAATGCCTTCTTCAGCTCCCCTTTTTCTGAGAACAGCACCTCACTGCAG AGCCATCACACCCTCATGGTCCAGCTGCTCCTGTCCACTGTCCGCCTTCTCGACTGCCCCTGGCTTCAGCAGCAACACAAGGGACTGGTGGAGGCTTGCATCCGGACCCTGGCACTGACAG CTAAGAGCCGCTCCATCGTCCTGCCCATGGATCTGGACAGTCAGATCAGCACCCTGTTGAGCCACAGCACCCTGGGAACCCTGTCAAGGAACAACCCCAGCTATAAGAGCTCTGCACGCAGCACTCGCGCTGCCGCCCAGAACCCCTGGGACTACAAGAACGTCATCGAGAAGCTGCAG GACGTCATCAACACGATGGAGGATCGCCTCAGGCCCCTGGTGGCGACAGAGCTGTCGGTGCTGGTGGACGTGCTGCACAAACCCGAGCTGCTCTTCATGGAGGGGACCGATGCCCGGATCCGCTGTGAAACCGGTGGCTTCCTCTCCAA GCTCATTCAGCACACCAAGAGCCTGATGTCCTCCGATGAGAAGCTGTGTATCAAGGTGCTGCGTACGTTGCAGCAGATGCTGGTCAAAAAGCACGACTTCGATGAGAAG GCAATTTCTTTAAGGACAGTCCTTCTTAACAACTATCTGTACAACAAGAAGCCCAGCGGCAAGGGGGAGCTGCCTGCGGGAAGTATAGCAG GTGCCGATCTGGAGAAAGACTGGGCTACCATCGCTGCCATCCAGTGCCGCCTGGACAGAGAGGGGGCCACCGAGCTAGTGACAGATCTCATCACAAGCTCCAAGAACAACAAGATCTTCCAGGAGAGCATTCAGCTGGCCATCTGTCTGCTGGAGGGAGGCAACACCGAGATACAG AACTCATTCTATAAGCTGATGATGGGCTCCGACAAGTCTGAGAAGTTCTTCAAAGTGCTTCACGACCACATGAAGAACGCGCATCAGGAGATCAAGGCCACGGTGTCGGTGAATGTGAGCGAGTTGGGGAACAAGGTCAAGGAGGACAAAGAGCTGGAAG GTGGGCCGGCCCACTTCCTGGTCCCTGGGGCCCCCTCTCAATACCCCCCCGCCCAAGCGGCCGAGCCggagcagggagagggagaggcggAGGCAGAGATGGGCCCGGGCGTCTTGATCATGAAACCCATCCTGCGCTTCCTGCAGCTGCTCTGTGAGAACCACAACCATGACCTGCAG AACTTCCTGCGCTGCCAGAACAACAAGACCAACTACAACCTGGTGTGCGAGACGCTGCAGTTTCTGGATATCATGTGCGGGAGCACCACAGGGGGGCTGGGCCTGCTGGGGCTCTACATCAATGAGAACAACGTGGGGCTCATCATCCAGACCCTGGAGACCCTCACAGAGTACTGCCAGGGACCCTGCCAGGAGAACCAG accTCCATCGTGGCTCACGAGTGCAACGGCATTGACATCATCACAGCCCTCATCCTCAATGACATCAGCCCTCTGTGTCACTACCGCATGGAGCTGGTGCTGCAGCTGAAG GACAATGCATCTAAGCTGCTGCTGGCTCTGATGGAGAGCCGACACGACAGCGAGAACGCAGAGAGGATCCTCTTCAACCTCCGGCCACAGGAGCTG GTGGATGTGATAAAGAAGGCATACCGGCAGGAGGAGGAGTGTGAGGACTCGGAGGTGTCGCCTAGAGAGGTCGGCCACAACATCTACATCCTGGCCGTACAG TTGTCTCGACACAACAAGCAGCTCCACCAACTTCTGAAGCCACAGAAACGAACCCGGGAGGGAGTGGAGGGCATCTCATCCATG CTGACCCTCAATAACAGTCAGCTGACTCAGATCTTGAAGTCCAATGTGCCAGTTGTGGAGGAGGAAGAAGATCCACTGCAGTACTACGAGAAGCACACTTCGCAGATCGAG ATCGTGCGTGATGACCGCAGCATGGAGCAGATTGTGTTCCCAGTGCATCCCATCTGCGAGTACCTGACGGAGGAGTCGAAGCACCGTGTCTTCACCACCACGGAGCAGGATGAGCAGGGCAGCAAGGTGAGCGACTTCTTCGAGCAGACCTGCTTCCTGCACAACGAGATGGAGTGGCAGAAGAAGCTGCGCAGCATGCCGGTGCTCTACTGGTTCTCCCGGAGGATGCCGCTGTGGGGGAGCATCTCCTTCAACCTGGCCGTCTTCATCAACCTCATCATCGCCTTCTTCTACCCTCACAGCGACTCCAGACCCATGG tgGTGGATTCCTCAATACTCTACATACTCTTCTGGGTCatggtctgtgtgtctgtgatgGCTCTCTTTACCCAGCGTCAGGGGCTTCAGCCTCTCTCCGTGGCCCTCATCCTGCGCTCCATCTTATACTTTGGAATAGGACCTACACTCATCCTTCTGGGAACTTTCAAT CTCATTAATAAGATTGTGTTTCTGGTGAGCTTCGTGGGGAATCTTGGCACCTTCATCCGAGGCTACAAAGCCATGATCATGGACGTGGAGTTTTTGTACCACGTGGCCTATGTGGTGACCAGCATGCTGGGGCTCTGCGTCCACGAGCTCTTCTACAGCATCCTG CTGTTTGACCTGATCTACCGAGAGGACACTCTGTTCAACGTGATCAAGAGCGTGACGCGGAATGGGCGCTCCATTCTGCTCACCGCCCTGCTGGCCCTCATCCTGGTTTACCTCTTCTCCATCGTGGGCTTCCTCTGCCTCAAGGATGACTTCATCATGGAGGTCGATCGGCTGCCCCAGCCCAAAAGCACCG CCATGTTCACCAGACAGGGGGAGGCGATGAAGGACTTTGTCAGCTCTTGTAGCAGTGATGAAGTCAGCTGTGCTGCTGAAGATAATGTCCCTGCAGCCACTGATG gaggggaggaggaggaggacagggaGCGTGCCTGTGACACCCTGCTGATGTGCATCGTCACGGTCATGAATCACGGCCTCCGGAACGGAGGAGGGGTGGGAGATGTGCTCCGCAAGCCATCCAAAGAC GAGTCCTTGTTCCCGGCTCGTGTGGTCTATGACCTGCTGTTCTATTTCATTGTCATCATCATCGTCCTGAACCTCATTTTTGGGGTGATCATCGACACCTTCGCCGATCTCAGGAGTGAGAAGCAGAGGAAGGAAGAGATCCTGAAGACCACCTGCTTCATCTGCG